A single region of the Silene latifolia isolate original U9 population chromosome 8, ASM4854445v1, whole genome shotgun sequence genome encodes:
- the LOC141595408 gene encoding uncharacterized protein LOC141595408 — MTDIPATGAFYTWNNKQDPQSRIYSRLDRFLVNQKWQTTFPDMMAHFHPAGLFDHSLCTVSDAKLVMTRRASFKYFNMWGKAPDFLTRVQEEWDKNYPGHKMFNVVKKLKALKPMLKDLNKECYADIENATKIAESELAAVQVQINSDPQNAELIQKELDITAKLKQLQPARISLLKQKAKTQWLEDGDSNTAYFHGVIRKRFNLNKVIQIENQRGVIFSDSKGIQDALLDYYESLLGSRKSTEKVRTEVLSQGRCCTAEHIQMLSSPIINEEIKTI; from the coding sequence ATGACTGACATTCCTGCCACTGGAGCTTTCTATACCTGGAACAATAAGCAAGACCCTCAATCAAGGATCTATAGTAGGTTGGATAGGTTTCTTGTCAACCAGAAATGGCAAACAACTTTTCCTGATATGATGGCTCATTTCCATCCTGCTGGCTTATTTGATCATAGTCTATGCACTGTCAGTGATGCTAAGCTAGTAATGACTAGAAGAGCCAGTTTCAAGTATTTTAACATGTGGGGAAAGGCTCCTGATTTTCTAACTAGAGTGCAAGAGGAATGGGATAAGAATTACCCTGGTCACAAGATGTTTAATGTGGTCAAGAAGCTTAAGGCCCTAAAACCTATGCTCAAAGACCTGAACAAAGAATGCTATGCTGATATTGAAAATGCCACAAAAATTGCTGAAAGTGAGTTAGCTGCTGTCCAAGTGCAAATTAATTCTGACCCACAGAATGCTGAACTCATCCAGAAGGAATTGGACATCACTGCTAAATTAAAACAACTCCAGCCAGCAAGGATCAGTTTGCTTAAACAGAAGGCAAAGACTCAATGGCTTGAGGATGGGGACAGTAACACTGCATATTTTCATGGTGTAATCAGGAAGAGATTTAATTTGAACAAAGTTATCCAAATTGAGAATCAGAGGGGGGTTATTTTTTCAGATAGCAAGGGCATTCAGGATGCTCTCCTGGACTATTATGAATCCCTATTGGGTAGCAGGAAGTCCACTGAAAAGGTGAGAACTGAGGTACTTAGTCAAGGGAGATGTTGTACTGCAGAGCATATCCAGATGCTTAGCTCTCCTATCATCAATGAGGAGATTAAAACTATATGA